The following DNA comes from Rhipicephalus microplus isolate Deutch F79 chromosome 6, USDA_Rmic, whole genome shotgun sequence.
acgctgccgatcggtagtggaggctctcgacaacacgcgagccgaGTATTATAGCACAgtacgcggcctggaattcacaataaattatcaagctaaaaattgctttcttttctctcggcaaatcacgttatatgcccaCAAATCACACGTCAACAACCAATCTATCAGcctttggctgatttgaacatggcgcgcccGCTCATTACAGAGATCGTTGCGGGAGGCTACTAcgtgtccacgcgtgcgcgtgcgatcacactaaaaaagttgcgcattcggaaaaaaaaaataatgctcaaggtCGCAATGCCTGCGTaatgtttttctgtggcccttctattcctccctgcttagcttccagtgctttcgtggggatgagagaagaaagaatggaatcgcagcatgcgacaaaccttcgtaACTCCACTCGCTCTGggcgaattcttaaaatttttgcggtgttgaattcatgaggcaataagctcttccagtgaattcattccatgttcacttgaaaaagtgtttcagggccccttaaaGAATGGGTTTCCATTTAGTACTGGGAATCAATCCAAGTGCCTAGTGCATTTAATGCAGACGCCCAGCCATGTAGCCACTGCTGCAGATACAAATGGCTTATTTATAATTTCCTGACCTTAATGTAGTTTCTTCATATTGTGTGGCAAAGCATTGTATTCTTTAAGTGGTCACTTTCCATTATAATATGGGTTGCAGTGCAaggacgaaagtgctggaagaaaagcgaacggaaggcaaagagggacAAGACGCTTTCCGTTCGCTTTTCTTCCAGGACTTTCGTGCTTGCACTGCAACCCTTATTATAATAGAATTCAACAAagtagcccaaatagccgttcttcttcaatgtGCACTTTCTTTATGCACCTTGCAGTTCTCTCGGATGTCGCAGCGCAGCGCCTTGTCGAGGATCGCCAAGCAACCTCAGAGTTGACCGCCCCTTCCCAGAGCGTTTCAGAAGATATGCACCGCAACCAAGCACCGCAACTCATCCCACGCCGAGCCACAACAGTCATCGCGAGCAGCGCCTCCGTTCCCATGGCTCCTGCTACTGTCGTAAGCATGTCGCCGTGCATCTTGGCATCGCGAGACCCAGGGATGTGCGGAAGCCAGCAGCAAATGGTGAAGAATGCCTCGATGGCTCCCGACTCGACACAGCGAGACCAGGAAGTCGTGGCTGCCATGCAAGCCGTTCAGGGAAAGATGGTCTGGGCTACACGGGAACTGAAAATGTGTTCCAGCGTCGAGCTGTCCATCCAGATGTGCAACCTCATCAAGACGTGTGCGGAGGCCATCACAGCCTTGAATGACATGAGGTCTGCTGACGCAGGTTCGGACTGCTCTGCCAGGCAAAACAGGTGTGAATGAAAAAAAGGATTGCAAGAGAGTTTGGTTGTCTGAATAAATATGCATGGAAATGTTACTGTACAATTAAGCAGGTGCAGGTAACCTGCCTAACTGGAAGGTGCTGACAAAGGCATGCGCAGGGTTCCACGTTGAGGCGGGAAGCTGGTCTTATCGCTGATCGCCCCCTTGTTGATCGTGTcagaaagaaaaacaagttttGCAATGGATGCAAACATGAAGGTGAAGCGATGACGAGCTTTTTACAATGGCCTGCCTTTGGTCCCCGAATTTCACGGGGCTAATGTGGGAAGTGAACAGTTCTTTAAATGCGATATAGGTGTTATCGGCTGCCATTATGCTCAAGAACCTGTGTAGCAATATTCTCGCGCATTAAAGACATGCAGGTCTGATTCAGTAAAGCTTTGGGGCAGGTTTAGCACTCCCCCTTTCATGCACATGTTCACCACTGTAGCTTGCTGCTTCATCATTGCTACAAACGTTGCTGGATGGAAAGCTTGCATTGCGACAAAGGCCTTCTCCACCCCCATCCCCCTTcttttaacagcaaagctgttttAAGTTTGAAAAATTCTCCTTAGTTGCAAGCAAATTCTCATCATGAACTGGCACACGCTCTCTACGTCTTATCCTGTAACCTTGCACTCTGCTTCACTACCAGAACACGTGCGACGATTTGTAAAGCACTTGGGTGTACATAGTAACACCTTCTTCCCCACTAAACACTTAGGTGTAGTTGGGGAGAGGGGTTAATTCCCTTTCTGCCccaaaattttaaaattttgatTGCGTATATATACATGCGCGTATAGAAACCAAACGAACAAACATATGTAAAGTACGGTTGAACCCCCCTCCTCTCCcggaaaaatttctggctacgtctTTGGTACGCCATTTGTCAAAATAACTCTGATGGGCTAGAAAACAAGTACAGAGCGAGAGAGATCTTCCTGGTGGTGACGTTGCCATGACAGCATCATCACCCAGCAAATAAAGGTGCAGTTTCTGCGAGTGCCGCCAAACTTAGCTCCAGCTTAAAGGGGCACTCACCAGGctccataccaaattttagttagaccatgggagttgttgggtgtccgatgaagAAGATTttgacacaaaaatttttttgaattggttcattacgagctgaaaaACTATTTTTTTGAAGTGgcacgaaacgaggatgagaggaggcgagctcgaaacccttgctgctcttctgcgtagccttcgcaagccaaatctcttccctaccctctccggcatctgACCAAGAAGTCACGCGTGCATGCTGTGcccaaacaagcccaacccccgtgcacacgagcagctttttttttttttttttttgaccagtgTTGTTTagggtctactgcctgtttctacgtgatggtttggaaacgctggcttagacacgGTAGAATGGAAgagcacaatgagtgcacgaACGCGTAGGTGCGTTCGACGGCTCTCGCCTGCTCGATGCGCTGATCGCGGGGGCACAaatgcatgcgaaacgccggcacactagccccgcatctcgtttcaattcacgggaaaaaataataaataataacaataaactCTCACGTTTCCTAGTTGCATCTTGTTATTTATCTGGAGATTtaataatctcttcaagcaacaaatacataaactatgcatgctctgttaaataattttcgccctATCACGTGCCGCTATTGGCAACATCAGAGCATAGTCGTCTATGTAGAGGACCAACTTCACTGCATTGCTTTGTacatagggccattcatacgcgcacgtcatgccctcatacTCTGGGCGCGTGCCCGCAAAAGGAAGggagagcagcgttcatcttgaaatttgaccctattccgcggcgcgtagcgttgcatattttggcagacgtgatcatgaacgcctcatctacgcattgcgcttgtcagctcgaaattgtcaaacctggtgagtggccctttaagccgCTGTACTGAAAATCCCACTGCACCACTTTGATCCTTCATGGTCAATTGAAATAGCTCACAAGCCATTGTTATATCCGAAACAAAGCCACAAATGCGTTCAAAGCCACAGGCACTACGACTGGGCAAATCCATGTGTTACCCTAATCCCTGGCGGTTTAATGAATGAACCACCAGTTTCCCCTATAAGCATAGTAGGAAATGCTATACATAGTACTTGCCACTCACAGTAGCGGTGCTCTGTAAGGACTGGTTGCATTCAATGTTTTTTATATGCTTTATGCAGTACAGTGCAATACTTTAGCATAGAAATTCCAAGGAAATGTTACAAGTGTTTGGTAGGCAATAATTTTATATATATCAAGGTTTACACCTGTGCTAACATGCCAAAGCACTTCATTTCAGGGCGTCAGACTTTACAGGACCTCTGTCAGTCTTGCGTTATGTTCCTGGGTTCACCAATGCGTCCTCGCTGACGTGACCTGCCGAGACGTCAGGGTTGCGTTGGACCCGGACTCTCTTGGGCAGCATGGAACGTCTCTGGGTTGAGGAAGCAATCCTGTTAAGTTGGgaaaacgaaaaacaaacagaTTTACTGGCACATTGTCAAACTATTTACAACATAAATCGGTTAGAGTTCAGCAAGCCTTGAACGCGATAAATGGACCATTAACGcatggttcagagcaacgtcTTGCACTTCACATCGCCTTTTCAAGCCCTtagtcgggctcctcctcctggATTGAAAAGCGACACCACCCACCATGGCATCAGCCAATAATACACACAGTCGCCGAAGAGTCGTTGCGAGCGGTCAGTGTCACTCAAGGGAGGGATCCATCATGGGGGCAAGGGGCAGACGGGTAGCTTACTGCCGTCTCTCTCCAGAAGAGCAGCAAAGGGTTGAGAGATTTGATTGCTCTTGTCAAGACCTACAAGGCTGGTCGGCTACCCAAACAAGCCATTGAGGAGGTTGACAGCATAAGTATTGGCTCACTGTTCATAGAAGAATGACACTTTATTATCCCTTTGTGGTTCTTCCCGCAGCTTGGCGCTTGTTTTAGAGAAAGGAACAGGGTTGCCAAGTTGTGAGAACGCATCTCAGGTGCGCTTTTTATGGACAGCGTGTCGTTAACGACTGAGAGTCGCCGCACTTgttttttgtgcctttttttacggtaatttgtagctttgcatCTGGTAATCATGAAATTTAATCATAAAAGCGAGCATCATTAATTCACAAGAATTTTGCATCAGTTCAAAACACTAGCCTAAATACCATAAGAAACTAGCACCCCACAGTAGGGGTGCACCTGAAACTATGTGTGCTCAAGCTTCGGTGATGCTGACCGCACTGTTTTCAAATTGTGGGCGGTAAAGAATAAAACAATGTGGGGACTTTGACAAAACCACCTTGAGCTCAGCGCGACAACAAAGCGAGAGGGGTGACATAATATAGCCCTTGCGTGGTGCCAGTAGGGGTATTGTGCATGCCCCGCAAATTTTCTCAAACATCGACAATAGATCTCTCCCTGTTtgcaaacagtgtgacgtcactgcgagcACCTCACCCACCATCCCCACTCTCGGAGCaagtgctggttggcaagaaagttccgccaCCGATGggatctttctgcatagcagcaCTGTGAGTGTCTGGTGCTGGTACTTGAAAGTGGTAGTTCAATGGCCTGCACATTAATGGACTGCAGGAGCCGTAACATTTGCGCCACTGTGCAGCCTGAGAATAGTATTGCTGCTGCCAACAAAAACATTCCCTGCTGGCTTGTCACCAATCAGCCGTTGGCTCTGCCATGGCGCGACATTGCCACAGTTATTCCAGTTGTTCTTGACTACAAGCATTGAGCCCACAACAGAAAATATGCAGACATATTATGTATGGCAGCGTGCCACGGTAAGCAGTTGCCTCAAGCAGCTCTAAAAAACCAGAAACTTCCATTCCTCACGAAAGGGTGGGACAGCATGTTCATTTTCAGGATGGCTCTCCAAGGCCAGGCGGGGTAGTACGGCAGCTGCAATTGTTGGGTCCTCGTCATTTTGAGATGCCAGTCCACCAGGTTCCGTACACCTACCGCATGTAGCAACATTTGCAATAGTTATAATTTCATAAAAGAATACATGGAACACTCTTACATTTACTGTGTTCAAGTGTTGCCATTCTTGATATCGTAGGCTATAGCACTTTTATGTCCAAAGAGGGATAACTGTGCACTGTCGCATCTTTCTCCATCAAGAACAAGAAAACATGAAGAACAAgaaaacacgcacacgcaaaaCTGGTGCTGAACTACCACTGGTCCTGCGTGCGTGAGTTTTCTTGTGCCTTTGTATTTCGTGCTATTTAATTCTGCACGTGTTCCTCCAACTTGCTGAAACCAAAGCACTGTTCTCTATATGTTCTATCATCAGCTGCATTAAAAAGTGCAGTCACATAATGCCAATGCATTGTTTGCTTATAGTTTACCTTCCAGACGAGTTCCTGGATTCAAGAGATGGCCTGTATGTTACATCACCAACAAATTCGGGGAACTTGCTTTCCGTTTCTTCCACATGTGGCATGGGTGTAAAGTAGCGAGCATTTTCAAAAAATTTTGGCAGCATGGGCGAAGCAGGTATATCTGCAAGCTTAGGTGCTCTTGCGATGGTGTTGTCTGTGGAAGTTTCAGTGTGCCTACTTTTTGGCAGCAGCATATGGACGGTGAAGTGCACCTGCGTGGGTGTTCTATGCTACTACATTAGTACTTCACTGTTGCATATATAGTTTGTTTTCATGAAGAGCTGAGGGTGCTTTTCTGATAGGGAAAACTTTCTTCCAGAGTCTATTAACAAACACTTCAAATAAACAGAAACAAACACATCATGTGAACACAGGAAAGCAAACCTTACAGCACTCATGTCACTTTGACAAAGCAGTCGTACTTACCAACCCTATTCAGTAGATTTCATGATGTCTGCAAACCTACTGTGCATTGTTCTCACCCTGTTTGTGTTTCAATTGACTACTATAAAGGAGGGCTCTCTTCATCATACTGACTGCATCTGCATGTAGATGGCACAGCCTGCAAAGAATGCACAAGGTCTATTCAAATAGATTGCAAAAATTATGATTTACAAGCTATTGCTAGCAGTTTAGAAGCTATTGCTAGCAACATCAGCATGGCGAGTTATGCATGGATGAAGGAAAAATATTCCTTCCTCGATGAAGTTATGGGTTCTGCGATTGGAGCGCGACTATGTTTAGAGGAAacaaacaataataatgaaaagccCAGTTTTATTGAAAGGCGAAGCAATCACCACATTTTACAAATGATATTTCTTTTCCTCAACAGTATCGTGTAGGTGTAATTAGCAAAGAATTTATGACAGTTTTCAATATtacaaaaaattgtttttctagCATCCTCTGTCCACGCCGTCATTTCTCAGTGCAGCCCATGCACTACATGGAATGGCACGCTCACAAGATTTGTCTGCGATGACACACCACCTCACATGTTTTAGTGTTCCGCACTTGCTAGTGTTCTTTGTTGTGCGCGAGGTTGCGAGGTGTGTTTTATCATTGGTGAACACCCCGAGTGCGATGTTCCACGAACAGCAGTAAGATGCGAATAACATGTAGCACAGAGTTCTTGAATCGGGACCTGCGCAAACGACGTGCCGTGCAAGGATGAAGTTGCATCAGACGTGTGCCTGGCGATCCATGTCTTCTAGATAAGAAACAAGGGCAATGGTTCGGAATGCTGTGCTTGCTAGACTTTTATGCATCAGTATTCCTTCAGTCCGGTTTCCTTCTTGAACATGGAGTGCCTACCATTATTCGTGTTATCGGTGAGCAGATCACCAAGCTATCTATCGTGCTACAATTCGCATATGTAAAGGTAAATTATTTAAGCATAATGCAAAACATAGCGCATGTGTTGTCCACAGACTTCTTGTGTTATTACCATTGTGTGCAGTATAATAAATTTGAGTTACTGTGACCTTTGAATGAAACAGAAATGTCAATTTCGGCGTGACTAGGAGTCATTCCTTCCAGCTATAACTGAAGAACACAAGCATTGTTCATGCTAAAGAATCTGCGTACATGCGAAGCAAATAAGCAGCACTGCAGATATGACAGGTACGCTGTTAGTTGCTTTAATCCATCTGCAGAAGATGCTATGAACGCCAAAAAATAGTTCCAAGAATAAGTTGCCTTGAAAGACCGAGGCAAACTGAACAATAGtacactaattgattgattgatatgttgggtttaatgtcccaaaaccactatataattatgagatacGTCGTAGTGAAGAGCTGCGGAAAGTTTGACcagctgggtttctttaacgtgcacctaaatcttatcaaaatgcagccgccacagccgggattcgatactgcGACCTGCGTACAATCGAAGATTACTATCTAGTCATGGGTTGGTGTTTGATTAGCTGGCGTTGACTTGAAACGTAACGTGGAGGACTCGCCAGCGACCGCCTTAGTACGAGTTCTTAGACATCAGGGGCTCATGAAAAGTAATTTGAGATCTAATTTCACGCTAGTGACAACAACATAATGTCTCTTGTTTACCAGCTATTGCGtcacatctgctttattttttgtttcaacGAAAGTGTTCCCTCCTCATAGAGATGGTGCGAATCTTATGTGTAGCTGATCAGCCTCCATTTTCTGAATGTTTGTGCTTCTATAGAACCTTCGCTACCAGTTGTATCTACCTTGGAATGCACTCTTGTGAGACACTTTAATTGCTAGTGTCATACTGTAGTATGCGCTATGTTGATTAATGGAAACAGCAGCCTTTATTACATACGACAGAAATGCGGCAGTACATGAACTTTGCGTCCTCGTGAAATACACCACATCTTAAAAGCATTACCTTTTTATTTCTGCTTGTTTACTGTTCAGTGTAAAAGTCGTTCATTTGTGTTAAAACTTATGTGttaaaacaaacaacaacaataaacaaGCAGTGCAGACCAGTGTTGCCAGATTGGAAGAGGGCTCTGACACCAAGTCTAACCAAAGACTTCAAAACGGTGGTTATGAAGtcatttttgctttcttttggCGTTTTCCATGGAGGGCTTTGCCAGTCTTTCATGGAGGACTATGCCTAAACTCAGCTGGTTTCATAGCAGAGTTTAGGACAATTTCATTAATTCGCAGTTATTACTAGAGGCCACTTTTCTGTAATCTCAAAGTGACGACAGGTTATTCTCATGGAGGAGTTTAATTATATTATTTGACTTAACTGTCCAACTACGATATTTAAAAAATTAAATTAACTTAATTTTCTGAATTACTGTTCTCAATGATGTCCTCAACCCTCTTGAGTTGCCTGTCGCTACAGAAAAAGCACCGATGAAGACAGTGAGCAAATGGCGCCTTTTGCTGAATTTTAAAGAATATTGAACACATTTATTGAAACACCTTGTATGTACTActtctattcaccttttcataaacgcctccctgggtgctgccatagccctccttgggctgtgcaaattggtgcgtcccctcgaaaatgcactggcaacgctgcgtcattagcctttgtactcccgcgcacatcccatcatggtggtgttttttttcttcctgtgaaaaggtgtatagaccTACCATATATCACACATTGCGCATATGCGTATATAAAAAAGTCgtatcccggcagcggcggctgcatttccgatggaggcggaaatgttgtaggcccgtgtgctcagatttgggtgcacgttaaagaaccccaggtggtcgaaatttccgaagccctccacttcagcgtctctcataattatatggtcgttttgggacgttaaacaccacatatcaatcaatcaatcatcgtatATAAAAAAGGCGcagttttgccgcaaagacgaagcgatgaacgtgatagcaacaaataagaaggtcacgcgcagaagggaaagcagatcgaaacgtgccccgcgtttctcacgcacaaatgacgcacgaaacgtactcacaggtacagatgcacgcgaataagggtctcagttgttgcttcgctgtgtctgaaaagagcgcgcttttcgcAGAGACtgtaatgattgcagtgaccttcgtgcacccggtaactacaacagaatcgttccaggtaaatcccgaagccagccaagacgtacgatccttccCACCGCGAGATGTGGGCGCGCGAGGGAGTGCCGCCcccctcctctaagcggggcaaagtacgcgtgaaagatgaGAGCACGCGCCGCCGCGCGATGTGTGAACGCAGTGCAGCGGAAGGAGTAGAGATATTTtgtctaagaaaaaaaaggaagaagaaacgaCGACCGGGAAGAGAGTGTAGGTGGTGCACCATCAAAAATGCTAGACCAGTATACGCCCGTTTCGAGTCCCAGGCAAGGAAACAAACACTGAAGACGGATCCCTGAAGAGATATGGGAAGAACATGGTGGGGTTGGCGGAGTATCTCGAGTTCGTGTCTGTGCGTGCGGGGGAAGTGGGGATAGAGCTTCTTGATGCGGTAATTAAGACTACTCGTCGTGCGCTGCCCGGTGCAGTGAGTGGGTGCTGGAAGTCCTTCGTAACGGAGCCAAATATTTCGGCCTATACTCCGAGCACCTGTTACGCGCGTCAGCCGCATCCTCGCGTGGCGTTCCGTTCGACCCATTCACCACAAGCGGCATTCACCAAATAGTAAATGCATGTGGGGTTGGTCTCCCTCTCGGCTCTGGCACATCTATACAgtcaacgatagttatagcgcgaaaacaaaacgacgacacatagACAAGGAGGACTCGAAAGACACATGCCCcgcccgcatttctcacgcacaaatgacgcgcgaaacgtactcgcaggtacagatgcacgcgaataagagtctcaattgttacttcgctgtgtctgaaaagcgcgcgctttccgcaaacggagactgcaatggttgcagtgacctttgcgcgcccgctaactacaacagaatcgttccgatgaAAGCCAAATGCCAggcaagacgtacgatcctcccgtTCATGTGTATGTCTTTGTgtggtcgttttgttctcgcgctataactatcgtcatgccataccaactagcccaagctgccacacttctaaatatACAGTCGAATGCATTTCGCGCTCCACGCGTGGCGGTGTTCGTTGCTGCGCCGCTAATTTCTTCGAGGACGCCGGGTGTTCGCGCCCGCAGTTAAGGCGTCCGTGAAGGCATGCATCGCTAATCCTCGCGCCGAGCGTGAGAAAGTGCGTGCCAATCGTTGAGGGCCGCAGAGCGTGCGAAACGCATTTCAACTCCACCCCCGTTCCCACTCGCCGTCTTCCTCGACTGCGCTGTGCCGAGAGTTTGTGCCCCCAGGCCAGATTACTTACATTTCCACGCATGCGGAAGGGGGAAGGCATTGCCATCGCAATGCGCGCCCTCAAGCCCTGGGCCCAAGTTTTGGCGTGGAACTTGCACTCGGCTCGAAGCGAAATGCGCCAGTGCGCGAAGTTGGGCTATACAGTAGGTGGTCTAGAGTCTCGGCTTATCTGGCACTCTTGGAGTGGCCGCGCTGTATTTGCATTTAAGGCGGGAACTTAGTGAGAAGAGCTGCATTAGCAGTTTGTGCCCCGTTTCCACAATCACCCCTTTTTCTTGCACAAAAGATAAGCCTTGACATagcttcataaaaaaaaagtaataatgacGCAGGAGCTAAGGACTGCATGAGACTCTTCCGCCTTGGAATGCCAGCTCGCAGTAGTACGTGTCATAGGTTTTGGAAGGCGTTGGTTCGAAACTTTTCATGCTTTATACAGGACCAGATCACATTGAAATGTCAAAAACTGAaatcaatgttttctttttttaacttttaGAGAGCCAGGACGATACAGGTATAGGGAAAAGTCACCTAAATCACGATGACATGAAACACTGACGGAGAGGGCCAGCACTACGTATTGAGCGGCTCGTAATGGTATCTCGTGGCATGAGCTCGggaatattgattgatttgtggggtttaacgtcccaaaagcactatatgattatgggatacgccgtagtggagggctccggaaatttcgagcacctggggttctttaaagtgcacctttggcaaatctgagcacacgggcctaaaacatttccgcctccatcggaaatgcagccgccgcagccgagattcgatcccgc
Coding sequences within:
- the LOC119184978 gene encoding protein ZNRD2 yields the protein MEDYEWKPPSEAELKVLEARRERMDKISGIMGDYLLKGYKMLSEVCDVCSTILLEDRQRNAYCIACSEVDTMENVKDNPVLSDVAAQRLVEDRQATSELTAPSQSVSEDMHRNQAPQLIPRRATTVIASSASVPMAPATVVSMSPCILASRDPGMCGSQQQMVKNASMAPDSTQRDQEVVAAMQAVQGKMVWATRELKMCSSVELSIQMCNLIKTCAEAITALNDMRSADAGSDCSARQNRCE